In a genomic window of Glycine max cultivar Williams 82 chromosome 13, Glycine_max_v4.0, whole genome shotgun sequence:
- the LOC100792529 gene encoding U4/U6.U5 tri-snRNP-associated protein 2, protein MASKREREASDRVEDEGVDNESKRQRLDEDSSPSPPPVSIANPLSGLANNYADIDEEEDYVRRERGSINERRNDGSQHNGHKKYGEADDSDEEDDSHEQFSGRNRQVEVRKDCPYLDTVNRQVLDFDFEKFCSVSLSNLNVYACLVCGKYYQGRGKKSHAYTHSLEAGHHVYINLRTEKVYCLPDGYEINDPSLDDIRNVLNPRFAAKEVEQLDKNKQWSRALDGSSYLPGMVGLNNIKETDFVNVTIQSLMRVTPLRNFFLIPENYQHCKSPLVHRFGELTRKIWHTRNFKGQVSPHEFLQAVMKASKKRFRIGAQSDPVEFMSWLLNTLHADLKTSKKNTSIIYECFQGELEVVKEIPNKVISDKKENNAEKLSDGVNERYAFVKETSKMPFLMLGLDLPPPPLFKDVMEKNIIPQVPLFNILKKFDGETVTEVVRPHIARMQYRVTRLPKYMILHMRRFTKNNFFVEKNPTLVNFPVKNLELKDYIPLPTPKENEKLRTKYDLIANVVHDGKPGEGFYRVFVQRKSEELWYEMQDLHVSETLPHLVALSETYMQIYEQQQ, encoded by the exons ATGGCAtcgaaaagggaaagggaagcGAGTgatagagtagaggatgaagggGTTGATAATGAGTCGAAAAGGCAGAGGCTGGATGAGGATTCTTCCCCCTCTCCTCCTCCTGTGTCCATTGCAAATCCTCTTTCTGGGTTGGCCAATAATTATGCTGACATTGATGAGGAGGAAGATTATGTTAGAAGGGAAAGGGGTTCTATAAATGAGAGGAGGAATGATGGGTCCCAGCATAATGGGCATAAGAAATATGGAGAGGCTGATGATAGTGATGAAGAAGATGATTCACATGAACAATTTAGTGGAAGAAATCGCCAGGTTGAGGTTCGGAAGGACTGTCCTTATCTCGATACTGTTAATAGACAG GTTTTGGATTTTGACTTTGAAAAATTCTGTTCTGTCTCCCTCTCGAATTTAAATGTGTATGCATGTTTGGTTTGTGGGAAGTATTACCAAGGGAGAGGAAAGAAGTCTCATGCATATACACATAGTCTGGAAGCAGGACATCACGTCTATATCAATCTCCGCACTGAAAAAGTCTACTGTCTTCCTGATGGTTATGAAATTAATGATCCTTCATTAGATGACATTCGAAATGTCTTAAATCCAAG ATTCGCTGCAAAAGAAGTTGAACAACTTGACAAAAATAAGCAGTGGTCTAGGGCTCTTGATGGTTCTAGTTACCTTCCTGGAATG GTGGGACTTAATAATATCAAGGAGACTGATTTTGTGAATGTAACAATTCAATCCTTAATGAGAGTTACCCCCTTGaggaatttttttcttatcccTGAAAATTATCAACACTGCAAATCTCCACTTGTTCATCGATTTGGTGAACTCACTAGGAAAATCTGGCATACACGGAACTTTAAAGGACAG GTCAGCCCACACGAGTTTCTACAAGCAGTGATGAAAGCCAGTAAAAAAAGGTTTCGGATAGGTGCACAATCTGATCCAGTAGAGTTCATGTCATGGCTACTTAATACGCTACATGCAGATCTTAAGACTTCAAAGAAGAATACAAGCATAATATATGAGTGTTTTCAG GGTGAACTTGAGGTTGTGAAAGAGATTCCTAACAAAGTGATCTCtgataagaaagaaaacaatgCTGAGAAACTTTCAGATGGGGTGAATGAGCGATATGCATTTGTCAAAGAAACTTCAAAAATGCCATTTCTAATGTTAGGGTTGGACTTGCCACCACCTCCTCTTTTCAAGGATGtgatggaaaaaaatataataccaCAG GTTCCACTTTTTAACATACTAAAGAAGTTTGATGGTGAAACTGTCACGGAGGTGGTCCGTCCTCATATAGCAAGGATGCAGTATCGTGTTACCAGATTGCCCAAGTATATGATTCTTCATATGCGCCGgtttactaaaaataatttttttgttgaaaagaaTCCTACGTTAG TCAACTTTCCTGTGAAGAACCTGGAGTTGAAGGATTACATTCCCTTGCCAAcaccaaaagaaaatgagaaattgcGAACTAAATATGATTTGATTGCTAATGTTGTTCATGATGGCAAACCTGGTGAAGGATTCTATAGGGTATTTGTGCAACGCAAATCAGAAGAACTATG GTACGAGATGCAGGATTTGCACGTCTCTGAAACACTTCCTCATTTGGTTGCACTTTCAGAAACTTATATGCAGATTTATGAACAGCAGCAGTAA